In Humulus lupulus chromosome 6, drHumLupu1.1, whole genome shotgun sequence, a single genomic region encodes these proteins:
- the LOC133785539 gene encoding uncharacterized protein LOC133785539, producing MSNYVKFFKDILTRKRRLGEFETVALTKGCSAILKNKIPPKLKDLGSFTIPCSIGGRDVGRALCDLGASINLMSMSIFKKLGIGEARPTTVTLQLADRSMAHPEGKIKDVLVEVDKFIFLADFIILDYEADRDVPIILGRPFIATGRL from the coding sequence ATGTCCAACTATGTAAAATTTTTTAAGGATATTTTAACTAGAAAGAGGAGGCTTGGAGAATTTGAAACGGTGGCTTTGACTAAAGGTTGTAGTGCTATATTAAAGAAtaaaattcctcctaaattgaAAGATCTAGGCAGCTTCACAATTCCTTGCTCTATTGGTGGTAGAGATGTTGGTAGAGCACTTTGTGACTTGGGCGCTAGTATCAATTTGATGTCCATGTCGATTTTCAAGAAGTTAGGGATTGGAGAAGCCAGACCGACCACAGTCACTTTGCAATTAGCAGATCGATCTATGGCACATCCAGAAGGAAAGATTAAGGATGTACTTGTGGAAGttgataaattcatttttttGGCTGATTTCATCATTCTTGATTATGAAGCGGATAGAGATGTTCCTATTATCTTGGGTAGGCCATTTATAGCTACTGGGAGACTTTGA